The following are from one region of the Salvelinus fontinalis isolate EN_2023a unplaced genomic scaffold, ASM2944872v1 scaffold_0024, whole genome shotgun sequence genome:
- the LOC129842239 gene encoding heparan sulfate glucosamine 3-O-sulfotransferase 3B1-like, producing the protein MSPLLRDRMPETQEGQITMEKTPSYYVTKDVPARIHTMSPDTRLIVVVRDPVTRAISDYTQTRSKKPDIPSFESLAFKNRTTGLIDTSWSAVQIGMYAKHLERWLQYFPKDQLLFISGERLISDPAGEMTRVQDFLGLRRVVGHKHFHFNPAKGFPCLKRPEGNSKPHCLGKTKGRTHPSIDSEVVQRLREFYQPFNRRFYQMTGHDFGWGSWS; encoded by the coding sequence atgtctcctctcctTAGAGACCGTATGCCTGAGACCCAGGAGGGTCAGATCACCATGGAGAAGACCCCCAGCTACTACGTCACTAAAGACGTCCCCGCCCGTATCCACACCATGTCCCCAGACACCAGGCTGATTGTGGTGGTCCGAGACCCCGTCACCAGGGCCATCTCAGACTACACTCAGACCCGCTCCAAGAAGCCTGACATCCCCTCCTTCGAGAGCCTCGCCTTCAAGAACAGGACTACGGGTCTCATCGATACGTCCTGGAGCGCCGTCCAGATCGGGATGTATGCCAAGCACCTAGAACGCTGGCTGCAGTACTTCCCCAAGGACCAGCTCCTCTTCATCAGCGGGGAGAGGTTGATCTCCGACCCGGCCGGGGAGATGACACGCGTACAGGACTTCCTGGGCCTCCGGAGGGTGGTCGGTCACAAACACTTTCACTTCAACCCAGCCAAGGGCTTCCCCTGTCTGAAGAGGCCGGAGGGGAATAGTAAGCCTCACTGTCTGGGGAAGACCAAAGGAAGGACTCATCCTAGTATTGACTCTGAGGTGGTACAGAGGCTGAGGGAGTTTTATCAACCTTTCAACAGGAGGTTTTATCAGATGACGGGACATGACTTTGGATGGGGTTCATGGAGCTGA